A single Triticum dicoccoides isolate Atlit2015 ecotype Zavitan chromosome 2A, WEW_v2.0, whole genome shotgun sequence DNA region contains:
- the LOC119352314 gene encoding ervatamin-B-like, with product MNKSPILSEIGLWYDKIIKRDLPPSEIDWDVPSGADVSEADWVKTCVVSSADWVAEVDWVEAGAASPVVRNQRHCGCCWAMAAAASVEAMHYLKTSKSISLSVQELIDCDTKSKGCDSGLIQNALRYVQENGLSSEPHYPYKGERSISGCKQNKIAATSRISGFQFVDPTEDALEKAVARQPVVVSLHCSDGLMRYYKGGIVDYEPVSGMTNEEHYVLIVGYGIDSNGVKYWHFKNSWGPNWGEGGFGRIRRHVDDKRGALGIFLKQGVYPVLN from the exons ATGAACAAGAGCCCCATCCTGTCAGAGATTGGACTTTGGTATGATAAGATTATTAAAAGGGACCTACCTCCATCAGAGATTGACTGGGATGTCCCTTCCGGTGCCGACGTCTCTGAAGCTGACTGGGTTAAAACTTGTGTCGTCTCTTCGGCAGACTGGGTCGCCGAGGTTGATTGGGTTGAAGCTGGTGCGGCCTCTCCGGTTGTGAGGAATCAACGTCATTGTG GCTGCTGTTGGGCGATGGCTGCTGCAGCCTCAGTCGAGGCTATGCATTACCTGAAGACCTCCAAGTCAATCTCGCTATCTGTTCAAGAGCTCATCGACTGTGACACAAAGAGCAAAGGGTGTGACAGCGGCCTCATACAGAATGCTTTAAGGTATGTACAAGAAAATGGGCTCTCAAGTGAACCCCACTACCCATACAAGGGTGAGAGGAGTATATCGGGTTGCAAGCAGAACAAAATAGCAGCAACATCAAGGATATCTGGGTTTCAATTTGTCGACCCAACCGAGGATGCTCTAGAGAAAGCGGTAGCTAGGCAGCCTGTGGTTGTCAGTTTGCACTGTTCTGATGGCCTGATGAGGTACTACAAAGGAGGCATCGTGGATTATGAACCTGTCAGCGGCATGACCAACGAGGAACACTATGTCCTGATTGTTGGTTATGGCATCGATTCCAATGGCGTCAAATACTGGCACTTCAAGAACTCGTGGGGACCAAACTGGGGCGAAGGGGGGTTTGGGAGGATCCGCAGGCATGTTGACGACAAACGAGGAGCGTTGGGGATTTTCCTGAAACAAGGAGTATATCCGGTGCTTAATTAA